In one window of Clavelina lepadiformis chromosome 4, kaClaLepa1.1, whole genome shotgun sequence DNA:
- the LOC143452183 gene encoding uncharacterized protein LOC143452183: MQTSLSICLISIVYLGSFGEAWRRRRCDSSSCSWSWGSCSASCGGGIESPVVTRPQGACGSCSLPGARNCNDVCCPVDCKMSAWTSWNSCSATCGGDGLSNRTRKAAINASCGGASCPTVTAESRPCNRVCYNGGVLMSSVCSCTKGWSGTCCSNDIDECISIVNTTCHANAECMNTNGSYYCSCFIGFTGNGTTCSDIDECEHNSSTVCHANAECMNTNGSYYCRCLTGYTGNGTNCTALLENLTAALESSTIGIIAVAVTLTVIVIPGFVFMVVRVSKSDENVSNNSEDNTDGGQEHPYVNYTVNTTSGKSEHGYMEENTACQENAYINCAVHVTGGKHGNPSIDYTRNITIGEKEKTAACQENLYDC; the protein is encoded by the exons atgcaaaccaGTCTTTCTATTTGTTTAATATCTATTGTTTATTTGGGTTCATTTGGAGAAGCTTGGCGAAG GCGACGATGCGATTCTTCTTCATGCAGTTGGTCATGGGGATCCTGCTCTGCATCTTGCGGAGGCGGAATTGAAAGTCCCGTTGTAACAAGACCACAAGGGGCCTGTGGATCTTGTTCTCTTCCTGGTGCTAGAAATTGCAACGACGTCTGCTGTCCAG TGGATTGCAAAATGTCGGCTTGGACATCTTGGAATTCTTGCTCGGCTACTTGTGGTGGAGATGGTCTTTCTAACCGAACACGTAAAGCAGCAATAAACGCATCTTGCGGTGGTGCATCCTGTCCCACAGTAACTGCGGAAAGTAGGCCGTGTAATCGGGTGTGCTATAACGGTGGAGTATTGATGTCTTCCGTATGCTCCTGCACAAAAGGATGGTCAGGAACATGCTGTTCAAACG ATATCGACGAATGCATAAGCATTGTGAACACAACTTGTCACGCAAATGCAGAGTGCATGAACACCAATGGCAGTTATTACTGTAGCTGCTTTATTGGATTCACTGGAAATGGCACAACTTGTTCTG ATATCGACGAATGTGAACACAATTCGAGCACTGTTTGTCACGCCAACGCAGAGTGCATGAACACCAATGGCAGTTATTACTGTAGATGCCTCACAGGATATACCGGAAATGGAACAAATTGTACAG CCCTATTGGAAAACCTGACGGCGGCATTGGAATCTTCAACAATCGGCATCATCGCGGTTGCTGTGACCTTAACCGTGATAGTAATTCCCGGTTTTGTTTTCATGGTTGTTCGG GTTTCTAAATCCGATGAAAATGTTAGTAATAACTCAGAAGATAACACTGATGGTGGCCAAGAACATCCTTACGTTAATTATACCGTGAACACCACAAGTGGAAAATCTGAACATGGCTACATGGAAGAGAACACTGCATGCCAAGAAAACGCGTACATAAATTGCGCTGTGCACGTCACTGGTGGTAAACACGGAAATCCCTCTATTGATTACACCAGGAACATCACAATTGGTGAAAAGGAAAAGACTGCAGCATGCCAAGAAAATCTTTACGATTGTTAA